A genome region from Arthrobacter agilis includes the following:
- a CDS encoding S9 family peptidase: MTVDATVLQVPVPPPARKVPVERTHHGDTFVDSYEWMREKENPELIGYLERENDYTEAVTRHQEPLREAIFNEIKDRTQETDLSVPARKKGWWYYSRTEEGKQYGIQCRVAAEDTGDLRRDWTPPEVVPGQPVPGEQVMLDGNELAEGKPFFSLGGLSVTEDGTLLAYCEDNAGDERFTLRIKDLTTGELLPDEIPDVFYGLSFSPDGSRVYYTVVDDSWRPYQVRSHVLGTPVADDALVYQEDDVAMWTGFEVSADRTQLLISIGCSEYSEYRVLDLEHPEAGLTPLISRDERILYDAEPLTIDGVRHYLLTHDRDARNSMVSLVPEDQFSRPLAEQEWTTVIPHDDAVRINGVSVTRTHLVLSVRKDTIERVQVLPLAGLGTPEQGLPAEPDFDEELFTCNLANAEFDSPIIRLSYTSYLTPPRVYDYVLEDGSLELRKETEVRGGYDPADYVAERHWAPAADGTLIPLSVVRRTDLAQDGTNPAVVYAYGSYEVSMDPAFSIARLSLLDRGIVFVTAHIRGGGEMGRSWYEQGKKLAKKNTFTDFVDATTYLGDSGWADPSRIAAMGGSAGGLLMGAVANLAPEKYRAIVAQVPFVDALTTILDPDLPLSALEWEEWGNPITDPEVYRYMKEYTPYENVRPVAYPRIAAVTSYNDTRVLYVEPAKWVAQLRETATGTEPIVLKTEMDGGHGGASGRYSRWRDVAWDYAFAADAVGATEVLARSTSSVE, encoded by the coding sequence ATGACCGTCGACGCCACCGTGCTCCAAGTCCCCGTCCCGCCCCCGGCCAGGAAGGTGCCCGTCGAGCGCACCCACCACGGCGACACCTTCGTGGATTCCTACGAGTGGATGCGCGAGAAGGAGAACCCCGAGCTGATCGGGTACCTCGAGCGAGAGAACGACTACACGGAGGCCGTCACGCGGCACCAGGAACCGCTGCGCGAGGCCATCTTCAACGAGATCAAGGACCGCACGCAGGAGACGGACCTCTCCGTCCCCGCCCGCAAGAAGGGCTGGTGGTACTACTCCCGGACGGAGGAGGGGAAGCAGTACGGCATCCAGTGCCGCGTGGCCGCCGAGGACACGGGCGACCTGCGCCGTGACTGGACGCCGCCCGAGGTGGTCCCCGGGCAGCCCGTGCCGGGCGAGCAGGTGATGCTCGACGGCAACGAGCTCGCCGAGGGCAAGCCCTTCTTCTCCCTGGGCGGCCTCTCCGTGACCGAGGACGGCACGCTGCTGGCGTACTGCGAGGACAACGCGGGCGACGAGCGCTTCACGCTCCGCATCAAGGACCTCACGACCGGGGAGCTCCTGCCGGACGAGATCCCGGACGTCTTCTACGGGCTGTCCTTCTCCCCCGACGGGAGCCGCGTCTACTACACCGTCGTCGACGATTCCTGGCGCCCCTACCAGGTGCGGTCCCACGTCCTCGGCACGCCCGTGGCCGACGACGCACTCGTCTACCAGGAGGACGACGTCGCCATGTGGACGGGCTTCGAGGTCTCGGCCGACCGCACGCAGCTCCTCATCAGCATCGGCTGCTCGGAGTACAGCGAGTACCGCGTCCTCGACCTCGAGCACCCCGAAGCCGGCCTGACCCCGCTCATCTCCCGCGACGAACGCATCCTGTACGACGCCGAACCCCTCACCATCGACGGAGTACGGCACTACCTCCTGACCCACGACCGCGACGCGAGGAACTCGATGGTGAGCCTCGTCCCGGAGGACCAGTTCTCCCGGCCGCTCGCCGAGCAGGAGTGGACGACGGTCATCCCGCACGACGACGCCGTCCGCATCAACGGCGTCTCCGTCACGCGCACCCACCTGGTGCTCTCGGTCCGCAAGGACACCATCGAGCGCGTCCAGGTCCTGCCGCTGGCCGGCCTCGGCACGCCCGAGCAGGGGCTGCCCGCCGAACCCGACTTCGACGAGGAGCTCTTCACCTGCAACCTCGCCAACGCCGAGTTCGACTCCCCGATCATCCGCCTGTCGTACACCTCGTACCTCACGCCCCCGCGCGTCTACGACTACGTCCTCGAGGACGGGTCGCTGGAACTGCGCAAGGAGACCGAGGTGCGCGGCGGGTACGACCCCGCCGACTACGTGGCCGAGCGTCACTGGGCACCGGCAGCCGACGGCACACTGATCCCGCTCTCCGTCGTCCGGCGGACCGACCTCGCCCAGGACGGCACCAACCCGGCGGTCGTCTACGCGTACGGCAGCTACGAGGTCAGCATGGACCCCGCCTTCTCGATCGCCCGGCTCTCCCTCCTGGACCGCGGCATCGTGTTCGTCACCGCGCACATCCGCGGCGGCGGTGAAATGGGCCGCAGCTGGTACGAGCAGGGCAAGAAGCTGGCCAAGAAGAACACCTTCACCGACTTCGTCGACGCCACCACGTACCTCGGCGACTCGGGCTGGGCGGATCCGTCACGGATCGCCGCGATGGGCGGTTCCGCGGGAGGTCTCCTCATGGGCGCCGTCGCCAACCTGGCGCCGGAGAAGTACCGGGCGATCGTGGCTCAGGTCCCGTTCGTGGACGCGCTGACCACCATCCTCGACCCGGACCTGCCGCTCTCGGCGCTCGAGTGGGAGGAGTGGGGCAACCCGATCACCGACCCCGAGGTGTACCGCTACATGAAGGAGTACACGCCCTACGAGAACGTGCGCCCCGTCGCGTACCCGAGGATCGCCGCCGTCACGAGCTACAACGACACGCGCGTGCTGTACGTGGAGCCCGCCAAGTGGGTCGCGCAGCTGCGCGAGACCGCCACGGGCACCGAGCCGATCGTCCTCAAGACGGAGATGGACGGCGGCCACGGCGGCGCCAGCGGACGCTACTCCCGGTGGCGCGACGTCGCCTGGGACTACGCGTTCGCCGCGGACGCCGTGGGCGCCACGGAGGTGCTCGCGCGTTCCACCAGTTCCGTGGAGTAG
- a CDS encoding GH1 family beta-glucosidase, with protein sequence MSSTEITFPEGFLWGAATAAYQIEGGAQEGGRGPSIWDTFSRVPGAVVDAHNGDVACDHFHRSAEDVALMKSLNLQAYRFSTSWSRCMADGVTPNTEGIRFYSRLVDQLLEAGIKPWLTLYHWDLPQALEDKGGWTNRDTAYRFAEYAAVMHEALGDRVRIWTTLNEPWCAAFLGYAAGVHAPGRQEPTAALAAAHHLLLGHGLATQELRRRDADATLGITLNLTVPDPVDPDSAEDRDAARRIDGQFNRIFLDPVLRGAYPEDVLRDVEHLGMAEHIRNGDLDIIGTPIDVLGVNYYHGEAVTKAPSGEAAPQEGHAPLERPVSSPYVAAHGVRSVPRGLPVTAMDWEVQPDGLRRLLNWLQDEYTGPAGIPIYITENGAAYNDAPDDSGFVDDQDRLGFFDVHVRAMKDAIDDGVDLRGYLAWSLMDNFEWAWGYHQRFGLVRVDYETQERTPKASALWYARLAASNTVPDASSPDAERAGVVLSR encoded by the coding sequence ATGAGCAGCACCGAGATCACCTTTCCCGAGGGCTTCCTCTGGGGTGCGGCGACAGCGGCATACCAGATCGAGGGCGGGGCGCAGGAGGGCGGCAGGGGGCCGTCCATCTGGGACACGTTCTCCCGCGTCCCGGGAGCAGTGGTGGACGCACACAACGGGGACGTCGCGTGCGACCACTTCCACCGTTCGGCGGAGGACGTCGCACTGATGAAGAGCCTCAACCTGCAGGCGTACCGCTTCTCGACGTCGTGGTCCCGCTGCATGGCGGACGGCGTCACGCCGAACACCGAGGGCATCCGCTTCTACTCGCGGCTCGTGGACCAGCTCCTCGAGGCCGGTATCAAGCCGTGGCTCACCCTCTACCACTGGGACCTGCCGCAGGCCCTCGAGGACAAGGGTGGCTGGACCAACCGCGACACCGCCTACCGCTTCGCCGAGTACGCCGCGGTGATGCACGAGGCCCTGGGCGACCGGGTGCGCATCTGGACCACCCTCAACGAGCCCTGGTGTGCGGCGTTCCTCGGCTACGCCGCCGGCGTGCACGCGCCGGGGCGCCAGGAGCCGACGGCGGCCCTCGCCGCCGCGCACCACCTCCTGCTCGGTCACGGACTCGCGACGCAGGAGCTGCGCCGCCGGGACGCGGACGCGACCCTCGGCATCACGCTCAACCTCACCGTGCCGGACCCCGTGGACCCGGACAGCGCGGAGGACCGCGACGCCGCCCGCCGCATCGACGGGCAGTTCAACCGCATCTTCCTCGACCCCGTGCTGCGCGGCGCATACCCGGAGGACGTCCTCCGGGACGTCGAGCACCTCGGGATGGCCGAGCACATCCGGAACGGCGACCTCGACATCATCGGCACGCCCATCGACGTGCTGGGCGTGAACTACTACCACGGCGAGGCCGTCACCAAGGCGCCGTCGGGCGAGGCGGCACCGCAGGAGGGCCACGCGCCGCTCGAGCGCCCGGTCTCCTCTCCCTACGTCGCGGCGCACGGTGTCCGTTCGGTACCGCGCGGCCTGCCCGTCACGGCGATGGACTGGGAGGTGCAGCCCGACGGGCTCCGCCGCCTGCTCAACTGGCTGCAGGACGAGTACACCGGGCCTGCCGGCATCCCGATCTACATCACGGAGAACGGTGCCGCCTACAATGACGCCCCGGACGACTCCGGTTTCGTGGACGACCAGGACCGCCTCGGCTTCTTCGACGTCCACGTGCGGGCCATGAAGGACGCGATCGACGACGGCGTGGACCTCCGCGGCTACCTCGCGTGGTCGCTCATGGACAACTTCGAGTGGGCCTGGGGCTACCACCAGCGCTTCGGCCTGGTGCGCGTGGACTACGAGACACAGGAGCGCACCCCGAAGGCGAGCGCCCTCTGGTACGCCCGCCTGGCGGCCTCCAACACGGTGCCCGACGCCTCGTCGCCGGACGCCGAGCGGGCGGGTGTCGTATTGTCGAGGTGA
- a CDS encoding LacI family DNA-binding transcriptional regulator: MKTSPPRPLRQVTARSSPTLEDLAVAAGVSRSTASRAINGGDRVSPEAQAAVDRAVIDLGYIPNRAARSLVTRRTSSIALVIPEPDVRVMMDPFFAVVITGITEALRETDVQLVLLMSRTDDDSSRTLRYLRGGHVDGAIVVSHHKADSWARSLAETGLPTIFIGRPWDTTFDVTYVDTDNVGGGRLAAQHLAGIGRRRLATVAGPADMTAAVDRLRGWKAGLAEAGLPEGPVVHADFTTDGAATAARQLLAEDPEIDGIFAASDLMALGVLEALHAAGKTVPGDIALMGYDNHAVAETAATPLTTITQPMVQMAVKAGAMLLEEIEAPGSHPEPVIYSTELVERASTSVAPTASAANA, from the coding sequence ATGAAAACGTCCCCACCCCGGCCGCTGCGCCAGGTCACCGCTCGCTCGAGCCCCACGCTCGAGGACCTCGCCGTGGCAGCCGGGGTGTCACGTTCCACCGCCTCCCGCGCCATCAACGGGGGAGACCGCGTCAGCCCCGAGGCCCAGGCGGCGGTGGACCGCGCGGTCATCGACCTCGGGTACATCCCGAACCGGGCCGCGCGCAGCCTGGTGACCCGCCGGACGTCCTCCATCGCCCTGGTCATCCCGGAGCCCGACGTCCGCGTCATGATGGATCCCTTCTTCGCCGTCGTCATCACCGGCATCACGGAGGCCCTCCGGGAGACCGACGTGCAGTTGGTGCTGCTGATGTCGAGGACCGACGACGACTCCTCCCGCACCCTGCGCTACCTGCGCGGGGGGCACGTGGACGGGGCGATCGTCGTCTCGCACCACAAGGCCGACTCCTGGGCGAGGTCACTCGCCGAGACCGGTCTTCCGACCATCTTCATCGGGCGCCCGTGGGACACCACGTTCGACGTGACGTATGTGGATACGGACAACGTCGGCGGCGGGCGGCTGGCCGCGCAGCACCTCGCCGGCATCGGCCGCCGTCGCCTCGCCACGGTGGCCGGACCCGCCGACATGACCGCCGCCGTCGACCGCCTGCGCGGCTGGAAGGCGGGCCTGGCGGAGGCCGGACTGCCCGAGGGGCCCGTGGTCCACGCCGACTTCACCACGGACGGCGCGGCCACCGCGGCGCGACAGCTCCTCGCCGAGGATCCCGAGATCGACGGCATCTTCGCCGCCTCGGACCTCATGGCGCTCGGTGTGCTCGAGGCGCTCCACGCCGCCGGGAAGACGGTGCCGGGGGACATCGCGCTCATGGGCTACGACAACCACGCCGTCGCCGAGACGGCGGCGACGCCGCTCACCACGATCACCCAGCCCATGGTCCAGATGGCCGTGAAGGCGGGAGCGATGCTCCTGGAGGAGATCGAGGCCCCGGGCTCGCACCCGGAGCCCGTCATCTACTCCACGGAACTGGTGGAACGCGCGAGCACCTCCGTGGCGCCCACGGCGTCCGCGGCGAACGCGTAG
- a CDS encoding enoyl-CoA hydratase/isomerase family protein, which yields MPSALKLTEGAGSNVLVVELHRPEARNAIDRRMVDELHAVCADLEAAPRTLILTGSDGVFASGADIAELRERRRDDALAGINSTLFARIAALPMPVVAALDGYALGGGAELAFAADFRLGTPRLRIGNPETGLGILPAAGATWRLKELVGEPLAKEILLAGRILTAEEALAARLITAIHAPEDLLQAAHELADRIGRQDPLAVRITKSVFHAPRDAHPVIDQLAQAVLFESEAKFDRMQQFLDRKRTS from the coding sequence ATGCCGTCAGCACTGAAGCTCACCGAGGGCGCCGGCTCGAATGTCCTCGTCGTTGAGCTGCACCGCCCCGAGGCGCGCAACGCGATCGACCGCCGGATGGTCGACGAGCTGCACGCGGTCTGCGCCGACCTCGAAGCGGCGCCCCGCACCCTGATCCTGACGGGGTCCGACGGCGTCTTCGCCTCGGGAGCCGACATCGCCGAACTGCGCGAGCGCCGCCGTGACGACGCCCTGGCAGGCATCAACTCGACGCTCTTCGCCCGCATCGCGGCGTTGCCCATGCCGGTCGTCGCGGCCCTCGACGGCTACGCGCTCGGTGGTGGCGCCGAACTCGCGTTCGCCGCCGACTTCCGCCTCGGGACGCCGCGGCTGCGGATCGGCAACCCGGAGACGGGCCTCGGCATCCTCCCCGCGGCCGGGGCCACCTGGCGCCTGAAGGAGCTGGTGGGGGAGCCGCTCGCCAAGGAGATCCTGCTCGCCGGCCGCATCCTCACGGCCGAGGAGGCCCTGGCTGCCCGGCTCATCACCGCGATCCACGCACCGGAGGACCTCCTGCAGGCCGCGCACGAGCTCGCCGACCGCATCGGCCGACAGGACCCCCTGGCCGTCCGCATCACCAAGAGTGTGTTCCACGCACCGAGGGACGCGCATCCGGTGATCGACCAGCTGGCGCAGGCCGTCCTCTTCGAGTCGGAGGCCAAGTTCGACCGCATGCAGCAGTTCCTGGACCGGAAGAGGACCTCATGA
- a CDS encoding thiolase family protein: MAEAFLVGGVRTPVGRYGGALSSVRPDDLAALVLDAVVRRAGVDPAVVDEVILGNANGAGEENRNVARLAALLAGFPDSVPGITVNRLCASGLSAIIMASHMVKAGAADIVVAGGVESMSRAPWVLEKPDRPFAKPGALLDTSIGWRFTNPRLAARDKATYSMPETAEELAALDRITRDDADAFALRSHQRALAAIEAGHFADEIVPVQVNRGKTSSSVDTDEGPRADTTLEVLAGLRPVVRPDGIVTAGNSSSLNDGASAVIVASEDAIQRYGLAPRARILDGASAGVPPEIMGIGPVPATRKVLERAGLTVADLGAVELNEAFATQSLACIRRLGLDEGVVNRDGGAIALGHPLGSSGARIAVTLLGRMERELQGPSRRLGLATMCVGVGQGTAMLLEAV; this comes from the coding sequence ATGGCCGAGGCATTCCTGGTGGGGGGTGTCCGCACCCCGGTGGGCCGGTACGGCGGAGCGCTCTCCAGCGTCCGGCCCGACGACCTCGCGGCGCTCGTGCTCGACGCCGTCGTCCGGCGTGCCGGCGTGGACCCGGCGGTCGTGGACGAGGTGATCCTCGGCAACGCCAACGGTGCTGGCGAGGAGAACCGGAACGTGGCGCGCCTCGCTGCACTGCTCGCGGGCTTCCCCGACAGCGTGCCCGGCATCACGGTCAACCGTCTCTGTGCCTCCGGGCTCTCGGCCATCATCATGGCCTCGCACATGGTGAAGGCGGGGGCCGCGGACATCGTCGTCGCAGGTGGCGTCGAGTCCATGAGCCGCGCGCCCTGGGTCCTCGAGAAGCCGGACAGACCCTTCGCGAAACCAGGTGCCCTGCTCGACACCTCGATCGGCTGGCGCTTCACCAATCCCCGGCTCGCAGCGCGGGACAAGGCCACCTACTCCATGCCCGAGACGGCGGAGGAGCTCGCCGCACTGGACCGGATCACCCGGGACGACGCAGACGCCTTCGCGCTCCGCTCCCACCAGCGGGCGCTCGCGGCCATCGAGGCCGGACACTTCGCCGACGAGATCGTGCCCGTCCAGGTGAACCGCGGGAAGACGTCGTCCTCGGTGGACACCGACGAGGGACCGCGTGCCGACACGACCCTCGAGGTCCTCGCGGGACTCCGTCCCGTGGTCCGGCCGGACGGGATCGTCACGGCCGGCAACTCGAGTTCGCTCAACGACGGCGCCTCCGCCGTCATCGTCGCCTCGGAGGACGCCATCCAGCGGTACGGCCTGGCTCCGCGCGCCCGCATCCTCGACGGCGCCTCGGCAGGCGTCCCCCCGGAGATCATGGGTATCGGCCCCGTCCCGGCGACGCGGAAGGTCCTCGAGCGTGCGGGTCTGACGGTCGCGGACCTCGGCGCCGTCGAACTCAACGAGGCGTTCGCCACGCAGTCCCTCGCCTGTATCCGCCGCCTCGGCCTCGACGAGGGCGTCGTCAACCGTGACGGCGGGGCGATCGCCCTCGGCCACCCGCTCGGCTCGTCGGGTGCGCGCATCGCCGTCACCCTGCTGGGCCGGATGGAGCGCGAACTCCAGGGCCCGTCCCGGCGGCTCGGACTCGCGACGATGTGCGTCGGCGTCGGCCAGGGCACCGCGATGCTCCTCGAGGCCGTCTGA
- a CDS encoding carbohydrate ABC transporter permease yields MSSIPMIEQTAGKGAARAAQRGLGSRRRGAPGGTMRRPGFLTYGFLAAVILGSVFPLWWSFLVGSHDSSVISKGVPLVPGGNFLANAASVLDTIPFWKALGNSILVSTVTAVSVVLFSTLAGFAFAKLRFRGSKGLLVFVIATMAVPTQLGVVPLFIVMAKLGWTGSLWAVIVPGVVTAFGVFWMTQYLRDALPDELIEAVRIDGASMIQAFWYVGLPAARPAAAMLALFTFVATWTNFFWPFIVLDPSNPTLPVALQLLQAAHFVDYSIVLAGAVLSTIPLLLLFAVAGRQLVSGIMQGAVKG; encoded by the coding sequence ATGAGCTCCATCCCCATGATCGAACAGACCGCGGGCAAGGGGGCCGCACGCGCGGCCCAGCGGGGCCTCGGCTCCCGGCGCCGCGGCGCCCCCGGCGGCACCATGCGCCGGCCCGGGTTCCTGACCTACGGATTCCTCGCGGCGGTGATCCTCGGCTCGGTGTTCCCGCTGTGGTGGTCCTTCCTGGTGGGAAGCCATGACAGCTCGGTCATCAGCAAGGGCGTGCCCCTGGTGCCGGGCGGTAACTTCCTCGCCAACGCGGCCAGCGTGCTCGACACCATCCCGTTCTGGAAGGCGCTCGGCAACAGCATCCTCGTCTCCACCGTCACGGCGGTGTCCGTGGTCCTGTTCTCGACCCTCGCCGGATTCGCCTTCGCCAAGCTCCGTTTCCGGGGCAGCAAGGGCCTGCTGGTGTTCGTGATCGCCACCATGGCGGTCCCCACCCAGCTGGGTGTGGTGCCGCTGTTCATCGTGATGGCGAAGCTCGGCTGGACCGGATCGCTTTGGGCCGTCATCGTGCCCGGCGTCGTCACGGCCTTCGGGGTGTTCTGGATGACGCAGTACCTGCGGGACGCCCTGCCGGACGAGCTCATCGAGGCCGTCAGGATCGACGGCGCGTCCATGATCCAGGCGTTCTGGTACGTCGGCCTCCCGGCCGCCCGGCCCGCCGCGGCGATGCTCGCGCTCTTCACGTTCGTCGCGACATGGACCAACTTCTTCTGGCCGTTCATCGTGCTGGATCCGTCCAACCCCACCCTCCCGGTGGCACTGCAGCTGCTCCAGGCCGCGCACTTCGTCGACTACTCGATCGTGCTCGCCGGAGCCGTGCTCTCCACCATCCCCCTGCTGCTCCTCTTCGCAGTGGCGGGACGTCAACTCGTATCAGGAATCATGCAAGGAGCAGTCAAAGGATGA